From the genome of Nitrospira lenta, one region includes:
- a CDS encoding proline dehydrogenase family protein encodes MVPHAASLEPAITRIGTHLSQLSAGRAPTLFEGRWWSQGVINLAMKDPAFKVQLFRFIDVLPALASDQAVVKLAEEYFGASHGHVWGLHWGMKALAATSLGAAITGKSIRHQVEQMARTFIAGGSVADALPVLAGLWKEERAWSVDLLGEATISNLEADQYRDRCLAALSELAHEAARWPAVSRLEQDHLGVLPRVQLSLKISALTSRLDPIDPDGTYQAVAARLRPIVDLAAATACGLIFDMEQADSKDLLLDIFRRLFAEEPYRSFAHAGVAMQAYHRETERDIHDVIAWVERRGTPITIRLVKGAYWDSDTVRYRQAGWPVPLFVQKAETDANYEALIPLLLRHRDLIRPAFGTHNLRTLAVIEAVAESLTVPPEALEYQMIYGMAEPFQQAMAAYGRRVRLYTPVGRLLPGMAYLVRRLLENTSNESFLRKEYVESQSLHRLLAPPVPAASSPILSSRPADAFLNEPPRDFSRIASRTAMQAAIGKVCSQTGHSWDLPHRELRLTGARMESRNPAHSDEVVALVPSAAVPDVAAAAALAVSSAADWRSQLGTERSAIMRRAAALMRERRDELAAWEILEVGKPWRDADADVAEAIDFLEFYAGQMDRLASPLQLGDYPGERNHRVYAPRGVAAVIAPWNFPLAIPAGMVSAALVTGNTVLFKPSERSPLMGRLLTDILHEAGVPSGAVICLPGGPEIGRALAASPEISTIAFTGSQDVGLQLIAGAAAMPPGRSVVKRVIAEMGGKNAIIVDDTADLDEAIAGVVTSFTGYAGQKCSACSRAIVLESVYDQFLSRLHDAVMSLSIGDPLDPGTQVGPVIDARAKERIEAFIAMGQQEGRLLIRRSTEWPGHFVGPTVFADVSSHHRLAQEEIFGPVLAVMKAATVTAALEMANSTSYALTGGIYSRSPMNLALARERFDVGNLYVNRPITGALVGRQPFGGHRLSGVGAKAGGDEYLPQFMVARVISENTLRRGFEATD; translated from the coding sequence ATGGTGCCGCACGCTGCATCGCTTGAACCCGCCATCACTCGCATTGGAACCCATCTCTCGCAACTTTCTGCCGGACGCGCGCCCACCCTGTTCGAGGGGCGTTGGTGGTCGCAAGGCGTGATCAATCTCGCCATGAAAGATCCGGCCTTCAAGGTGCAGCTATTCCGGTTCATCGATGTGCTCCCTGCCCTGGCGTCGGACCAGGCAGTCGTGAAGCTGGCGGAAGAATATTTCGGCGCGAGCCATGGCCATGTGTGGGGACTACACTGGGGGATGAAGGCCCTTGCCGCCACAAGTCTGGGGGCCGCGATCACAGGGAAATCGATTCGCCATCAAGTCGAGCAGATGGCGCGGACGTTCATAGCCGGAGGATCGGTGGCCGATGCCCTCCCCGTCCTTGCGGGATTGTGGAAGGAGGAACGGGCCTGGTCTGTTGATCTGTTGGGTGAGGCGACGATCAGCAACCTGGAAGCCGATCAATATCGCGATCGTTGCCTCGCGGCGTTGTCCGAACTCGCGCACGAGGCCGCTCGATGGCCGGCAGTGTCCCGCTTGGAACAGGACCATCTCGGGGTGCTTCCACGGGTCCAACTCTCGCTGAAGATCTCCGCACTCACTTCACGGTTGGATCCCATTGATCCCGACGGGACCTATCAGGCGGTGGCAGCGCGCCTGCGGCCGATCGTCGATCTGGCGGCGGCAACGGCGTGCGGACTGATTTTCGACATGGAGCAGGCCGACAGCAAAGACCTGCTGTTGGATATCTTTCGCCGGCTGTTCGCAGAAGAGCCCTACCGTTCCTTTGCGCATGCCGGCGTGGCCATGCAGGCCTACCATCGGGAGACGGAGCGCGATATCCATGACGTGATCGCATGGGTAGAACGGCGTGGCACGCCGATCACCATCCGTTTGGTGAAGGGCGCCTATTGGGATTCAGACACCGTTCGCTATCGGCAGGCCGGATGGCCGGTGCCGTTGTTTGTGCAGAAAGCCGAGACAGACGCGAACTATGAGGCGCTGATTCCGTTGCTGCTGCGGCATCGCGATCTGATTCGTCCGGCGTTCGGCACTCACAATCTTCGAACCTTAGCCGTGATCGAGGCCGTGGCAGAATCACTCACGGTTCCACCGGAGGCGCTTGAATATCAGATGATCTATGGCATGGCCGAACCCTTTCAGCAGGCGATGGCGGCGTATGGCCGGCGCGTGCGGCTCTATACGCCGGTCGGACGGCTTCTGCCGGGCATGGCCTATCTCGTCAGACGCTTGCTGGAGAACACGTCCAACGAATCCTTTCTACGCAAGGAATATGTGGAGTCGCAATCGTTGCACAGGCTCTTAGCTCCTCCGGTACCGGCGGCTTCATCCCCGATACTGTCTTCCCGCCCCGCCGATGCGTTTCTGAATGAACCGCCGCGTGATTTTTCAAGGATCGCCAGTCGAACGGCGATGCAAGCGGCCATCGGCAAGGTTTGTTCGCAGACGGGGCATAGTTGGGACCTGCCGCATCGGGAACTTCGGTTGACCGGAGCACGCATGGAGTCACGCAATCCTGCGCACTCCGATGAGGTTGTGGCACTGGTGCCCTCCGCTGCTGTTCCCGATGTGGCAGCGGCAGCGGCCTTGGCGGTGTCTTCGGCGGCGGATTGGCGGTCTCAACTTGGGACAGAGCGCAGTGCCATTATGCGGCGTGCGGCGGCCCTCATGCGGGAACGCAGGGACGAGCTCGCTGCCTGGGAAATTCTTGAAGTCGGCAAGCCGTGGCGCGACGCGGACGCGGATGTGGCCGAGGCCATCGACTTCCTTGAATTCTATGCCGGGCAGATGGACCGGTTGGCCTCCCCGCTTCAACTGGGCGATTACCCGGGAGAGCGCAATCATCGGGTCTATGCACCGCGTGGCGTGGCGGCGGTGATTGCACCGTGGAATTTCCCCCTCGCGATTCCGGCCGGCATGGTCAGCGCCGCTCTCGTCACCGGCAATACGGTCCTCTTCAAGCCATCGGAACGGTCCCCGCTCATGGGGCGGTTGCTCACCGACATCCTGCATGAGGCCGGCGTCCCATCCGGTGCAGTGATCTGTTTGCCGGGAGGGCCTGAAATCGGCCGGGCACTGGCCGCGAGCCCGGAGATATCGACTATTGCGTTTACCGGGTCACAGGATGTCGGCTTGCAGTTGATCGCCGGTGCTGCGGCCATGCCGCCTGGCCGGTCTGTGGTGAAACGGGTGATCGCCGAGATGGGTGGCAAGAATGCGATCATTGTCGATGATACGGCGGATCTCGATGAGGCGATCGCAGGTGTGGTGACGTCCTTTACCGGATATGCCGGGCAGAAATGTTCGGCCTGTTCGAGAGCCATCGTACTGGAGAGTGTGTATGACCAATTTCTCTCGCGACTGCATGACGCGGTGATGAGCCTCTCCATCGGCGATCCGCTCGACCCTGGAACGCAAGTGGGTCCGGTGATCGATGCCCGAGCAAAGGAACGAATCGAGGCGTTCATCGCGATGGGCCAGCAAGAAGGCCGGCTGCTCATTCGCCGATCGACCGAATGGCCGGGGCATTTCGTGGGGCCGACCGTGTTTGCGGATGTGTCATCGCACCATCGTCTGGCGCAAGAGGAAATCTTCGGCCCGGTGTTGGCGGTGATGAAGGCGGCGACGGTGACAGCCGCGCTGGAGATGGCCAACTCCACCAGTTACGCCCTGACTGGCGGTATCTACT
- a CDS encoding acyl-CoA desaturase, which produces MAAPDHAVSTDYRGFSYMNFVLFCAVVAATVIGIPLYGYFVGFTLFDWILSFVMYIVTGMGITVGYHRLVSHQSFECPNWVKRCALVAGGWALQNSALLWCADHIRHHARTDTDEDPYNASRGFWHSHCGWLFYETPHRTNKYEIRLRRDPVILWQHRYYWVIVASGLAIPFALGVWWHQTWMGGVSALLLGGLFRMFMVLNSTFTINSLCHMIGSQPHGTQDSSRDSWLISFVSFGEGYHNYHHTYARDYRNGPKWYNFDPSKWIIYTLSLFGLATNLRRLDPSVF; this is translated from the coding sequence ATGGCCGCGCCTGATCACGCCGTATCGACTGATTACCGTGGGTTTTCGTACATGAACTTCGTGCTGTTTTGCGCCGTCGTCGCGGCCACCGTCATTGGCATTCCGCTATACGGATACTTTGTCGGGTTCACCCTCTTCGATTGGATTCTCTCCTTCGTCATGTATATCGTGACCGGCATGGGAATTACCGTCGGATACCATCGTCTCGTCTCCCATCAGAGCTTCGAATGTCCCAACTGGGTCAAGCGATGCGCACTGGTTGCGGGAGGATGGGCGTTGCAAAACTCGGCGCTCCTGTGGTGCGCGGACCACATTCGCCACCATGCCCGCACGGATACGGATGAAGATCCGTACAACGCCAGCCGAGGGTTTTGGCACAGCCACTGCGGCTGGCTTTTTTACGAAACCCCTCACCGCACCAACAAGTATGAAATCCGGCTGCGCCGCGACCCCGTAATCCTCTGGCAACACCGCTACTATTGGGTGATCGTGGCATCCGGATTGGCGATCCCCTTTGCCCTGGGCGTGTGGTGGCATCAAACCTGGATGGGCGGGGTCAGCGCACTGCTGCTCGGCGGACTCTTCCGCATGTTCATGGTGCTGAACTCCACCTTTACCATCAATTCGCTCTGTCACATGATCGGCAGTCAGCCGCACGGGACACAGGACAGCAGCCGCGACAGCTGGCTGATCTCCTTCGTGAGCTTCGGCGAGGGCTATCACAACTATCACCACACCTATGCACGCGACTACCGCAACGGACCCAAGTGGTATAATTTCGACCCCTCGAAGTGGATCATCTACACGCTCTCGCTGTTCGGATTAGCGACCAATCTGCGTCGGCTCGACCCCTCGGTGTTCTAG
- a CDS encoding Mrp/NBP35 family ATP-binding protein: MADEHTHEAQQAPAKDNLIPGVKHVIAVSSGKGGVGKSTVASNLACALALTGAKVGLMDADLYGPNIPMMMGSSKGPEQKDGKIVPVENYGVKLISMAYLVPEEAPLVWRGPMVHQYLQAFFRDVLWGDLDYLLLDLPPGTGDVQLSISQMVPLAGAITVTTPQEVALYDVRKGMAMFQKVNVPLLGIVENMSSFVCGHCGERTDIFSHGGGERAAEKLGIPFLGRIPIDPAIRDGGDSGHPIVVGNPASPQAAAFRDIAQKIIAALGGTEQSGSSIDSLLKKIKQPFTNS; the protein is encoded by the coding sequence ATGGCAGACGAACATACCCACGAAGCACAGCAGGCCCCGGCAAAAGACAATCTCATTCCCGGCGTGAAACATGTCATTGCCGTCAGCAGCGGCAAAGGCGGCGTCGGCAAATCGACGGTCGCCTCGAATCTGGCCTGTGCACTGGCTCTGACCGGGGCAAAAGTCGGGCTGATGGACGCAGACCTGTATGGCCCCAACATCCCCATGATGATGGGCAGCTCTAAGGGGCCGGAACAAAAAGACGGCAAGATCGTCCCGGTTGAAAATTACGGCGTCAAATTAATCTCGATGGCCTACCTGGTGCCGGAAGAAGCGCCGCTCGTGTGGCGGGGCCCGATGGTCCATCAATATCTGCAGGCATTTTTCCGCGACGTGCTGTGGGGCGATCTGGATTACTTGCTGCTCGACTTGCCTCCCGGTACCGGAGATGTCCAACTCTCCATTTCGCAAATGGTGCCGTTAGCCGGCGCCATTACGGTGACCACGCCGCAGGAAGTGGCGCTCTACGATGTCCGCAAGGGCATGGCCATGTTCCAGAAGGTGAACGTCCCGCTGCTCGGCATCGTCGAAAACATGAGCTCGTTCGTCTGCGGCCATTGCGGCGAACGCACCGATATTTTTTCGCATGGCGGCGGAGAACGCGCCGCGGAGAAGCTGGGTATTCCCTTCCTCGGGCGCATTCCCATCGATCCGGCGATTCGCGACGGAGGCGATTCAGGCCATCCCATCGTGGTGGGCAATCCCGCCTCTCCCCAGGCAGCCGCGTTTCGCGACATTGCACAAAAGATCATCGCCGCGTTGGGCGGGACGGAACAGAGCGGCTCGTCCATCGACAGCCTGCTGAAGAAGATCAAGCAACCATTTACCAATAGCTAA
- a CDS encoding Rieske (2Fe-2S) protein yields MGDYVRVAGTADVKPGHAIVAEVNGKTLAVFNVDGTFHAIDNTCVHRGGPLGEGDVEGNVVTCPWHGWQFNVTTGECLKNPAAKVEVYPVKVEGDDITVLA; encoded by the coding sequence ATGGGAGACTATGTACGAGTCGCGGGCACCGCGGATGTGAAACCGGGGCATGCCATCGTCGCCGAAGTCAACGGCAAGACCTTGGCGGTCTTCAATGTCGATGGCACCTTTCACGCGATCGACAATACCTGCGTGCATCGTGGCGGACCGTTGGGTGAAGGGGACGTCGAAGGCAATGTCGTGACCTGCCCCTGGCACGGCTGGCAGTTCAACGTCACGACGGGAGAATGCCTCAAAAACCCTGCGGCGAAAGTCGAAGTATATCCCGTCAAGGTCGAAGGCGATGACATCACAGTCCTCGCGTAA
- the lipA gene encoding lipoyl synthase → MSLISIDQLRSSERPRLPAWFKVNAQTGPDYLDIKQTMDRLALHTICEEARCPNRWECWNARTATFLILGDICTRRCHYCSVETGRPHAVDHGEPMRVAEAVQALGLRHAVVTSVNRDELPDGGAAIFAETIRHTRQLSPTCTIEVLIPDFEGNDAALTTICREKPEILNHNIETVRRLFPSLRPQGKYQRSIELLGSAKQQGMTTKSGLILGMGETLDEARQVMRDLRAVDCDIMTIGQYLQPTREHLPVARYYDPADFALLKEEGLAMGFTHVESGPLVRSSYHAEQQVVRTTPS, encoded by the coding sequence ATGAGCTTGATTTCCATCGACCAACTCCGATCGTCTGAACGCCCGCGCTTGCCGGCCTGGTTCAAAGTCAACGCCCAGACCGGGCCGGATTATCTCGACATCAAGCAGACGATGGATCGCCTCGCGCTCCACACCATCTGCGAAGAAGCCCGCTGCCCCAATCGATGGGAATGTTGGAACGCGCGCACTGCCACCTTTCTGATTCTGGGCGACATCTGCACCAGGCGCTGCCATTACTGCTCCGTCGAAACAGGGAGACCGCATGCCGTCGATCACGGAGAGCCAATGCGGGTCGCCGAAGCCGTGCAGGCGCTCGGCCTCCGGCATGCCGTCGTCACCTCGGTAAATCGTGACGAACTGCCGGACGGTGGCGCCGCGATCTTCGCGGAAACGATCCGACACACGAGACAGCTGAGCCCGACCTGTACGATTGAAGTCTTGATCCCTGATTTCGAAGGGAACGACGCCGCGCTCACAACAATCTGTCGGGAGAAGCCGGAGATCCTGAACCACAACATTGAAACCGTCCGGCGGTTGTTTCCCTCGCTCAGACCGCAAGGCAAATATCAACGGTCGATTGAATTACTCGGCAGCGCCAAGCAGCAGGGGATGACCACCAAGTCCGGCTTGATTCTGGGCATGGGAGAAACGCTCGACGAAGCCCGCCAAGTCATGCGCGACCTGCGAGCCGTCGATTGTGACATCATGACGATCGGACAATATCTCCAACCGACGAGAGAGCATCTCCCGGTCGCCCGGTATTACGATCCCGCCGACTTCGCCCTCTTAAAAGAGGAGGGACTCGCCATGGGCTTTACCCATGTCGAATCAGGACCGCTGGTGAGAAGCTCCTATCATGCCGAACAACAGGTCGTTCGCACGACACCCTCCTAG
- a CDS encoding transposase yields MGQRRRFTPEFKRQAVQLLNAGQRPAAEIARELGVPRNRLYKWQKEVATHGGAFPGSGRHAEPAAELARLQRELARVTEERDILKKAAAFFAREST; encoded by the coding sequence ATGGGCCAACGACGACGGTTCACCCCCGAGTTTAAGCGGCAAGCCGTGCAATTGCTCAATGCCGGGCAACGCCCCGCGGCTGAGATTGCCCGTGAGCTGGGCGTCCCACGCAATCGTCTCTATAAATGGCAAAAAGAAGTGGCCACACATGGTGGGGCCTTCCCGGGGTCCGGTCGGCACGCCGAACCCGCTGCGGAACTCGCACGGCTCCAGCGAGAATTGGCGCGGGTCACGGAGGAGCGCGACATTTTAAAAAAAGCCGCCGCGTTCTTTGCGAGGGAGTCCACGTGA